The Streptomyces luteogriseus genome includes a window with the following:
- a CDS encoding Bug family tripartite tricarboxylate transporter substrate binding protein, producing the protein MRLRTPLALLGAAVLVLVGPPLLTTGSGSETGTQIPGLRFMVPNTPGGGYDITARTAAKNAEDAGLTHNIEVFNLPGAGGTVGLSRLVSEHGNGKLAMSMGLGVVGAVRSNDAPKTLGDTTPIARLTEEQDVVVVAKDSPYKTIDDLIGAWKENPGKLPVGGGSSPGGPDHLAPMLMARAAGIPPKQVNYIPFDGGGELLASILGNKVAFGVSGVGEYLDQIKAGELRLLAVTGPERVEGLDAPTLKEAGYDVNFTNWRGIVAPPGLNDGERDKLVKLIEELHDSQEWRTSLRQNGWDDAFLTGEKFGAFLDAEDKRVVSVLKELGL; encoded by the coding sequence GTGCGCCTGCGCACCCCCCTCGCCCTGCTCGGGGCCGCCGTGCTCGTGCTCGTCGGACCACCGCTGCTGACCACCGGCAGCGGCTCCGAGACCGGCACACAGATCCCGGGCCTGCGCTTCATGGTCCCCAACACGCCGGGCGGCGGCTACGACATCACGGCCCGTACGGCCGCGAAGAACGCCGAGGACGCCGGGCTCACCCACAACATCGAGGTGTTCAACCTGCCCGGCGCCGGCGGCACCGTGGGCCTGAGCCGGCTGGTGAGCGAGCACGGCAACGGCAAGCTCGCCATGTCCATGGGCCTCGGGGTGGTGGGCGCCGTCCGCTCCAACGACGCGCCGAAGACGCTCGGGGACACCACGCCGATCGCCCGGCTCACGGAGGAGCAGGACGTGGTGGTCGTGGCGAAGGACTCGCCGTACAAGACGATCGACGATCTGATCGGCGCCTGGAAGGAGAACCCGGGCAAGCTCCCCGTCGGCGGCGGCTCGTCGCCCGGCGGACCCGACCACCTCGCGCCGATGCTGATGGCCCGCGCCGCCGGGATCCCCCCGAAACAGGTCAACTACATCCCCTTCGACGGCGGCGGCGAACTGCTCGCCTCGATCCTCGGCAACAAGGTCGCCTTCGGTGTCTCCGGGGTCGGCGAGTACCTGGACCAGATCAAGGCGGGCGAGCTGCGCCTCCTCGCGGTGACCGGCCCGGAACGTGTCGAGGGCCTGGACGCGCCCACGCTGAAGGAGGCGGGCTACGACGTGAACTTCACCAACTGGCGCGGCATCGTCGCCCCGCCCGGCCTGAACGACGGGGAGCGCGACAAGCTCGTGAAGCTGATCGAGGAGCTCCACGACTCGCAGGAGTGGCGCACGTCGCTGCGGCAGAACGGCTGGGACGACGCCTTCCTCACCGGGGAGAAGTTCGGCGCGTTCCTCGACGCCGAGGACAAGCGCGTGGTTTCGGTGCTGAAGGAGCTGGGACTGTGA
- a CDS encoding flavin monoamine oxidase family protein has product MTDDHAVVRSDSGFSRREFAAVAGTATVATALTGGTATALPASAAPFAPAAPDGGRGAGSDRCLAVARALLVLDSDDRPLVPRYRRVLKDGLPARRTGPKDVLVIGAGPSGLVAAWLLKEAGHRVTVLEANGNRAGGRIKTFRKGGHEGAGQPFADPGQYAEAGAMRIPGSHPLVMELIDRFDLKKRRFHYVDVDEEGRPAARTWIHVNGIRERRADYARSPRRVNRSFGVPKAHWDTPAAAILRAALDPVRDEFSHVGRDGKRVDKPLPERLRGWARVVKRFGDWSMFRFLTEHAGLDERTVDLIGTLENLTSRLPLSFIHSFIGSSLISPDTPFYELEGGTAVLPDALLERVRKEVRFDRRVTRVQYHHPDRPSPDGAHVRGKGPHVWVDTVSEGRDGPVVREQFTADVAVVTVPFSGLRHVQIDPPLSYRKRRAVSELHYDSATKVLLEFSRRWWEFDEDDWKRELNAVKPGLYDAYRTGKAPADGSLLGAHPSVPGGHITQAQRTHYAANRAIGRDQPEAAGVVGGGSVSDNANRFMFNPSHPVPGSAGGVVLASYSWADDALRWDSLDDEARYPYALCGLQQVYGRRIEVFYTGAGRTQSWLRDPYAYGEASVLLPGQHTELLPVIPEREGPLHFAGDHTSVKPAWIEGALESAVRAALEVHTDR; this is encoded by the coding sequence ATGACAGATGATCACGCAGTGGTGCGCTCCGACTCTGGTTTCTCCCGGCGGGAGTTCGCGGCCGTGGCAGGCACGGCCACGGTGGCCACGGCCCTGACCGGCGGTACCGCCACGGCCCTTCCGGCGTCGGCCGCGCCGTTCGCCCCGGCCGCTCCCGACGGCGGTCGCGGCGCCGGTTCCGACCGGTGCCTCGCCGTCGCCCGTGCCCTGCTCGTCCTGGACTCCGACGACCGCCCCCTCGTCCCCCGCTACCGGCGCGTCCTGAAGGACGGACTGCCGGCGCGACGGACCGGCCCCAAGGACGTCCTCGTGATCGGCGCCGGCCCGTCCGGACTGGTGGCCGCCTGGCTGCTCAAGGAGGCGGGGCACCGGGTGACGGTCCTGGAGGCCAACGGCAACCGGGCGGGCGGGCGCATCAAGACCTTCCGCAAGGGCGGCCACGAGGGCGCCGGGCAGCCCTTCGCCGATCCCGGCCAGTACGCCGAGGCGGGCGCGATGCGCATCCCCGGCAGCCACCCGTTGGTGATGGAGCTCATCGACCGGTTCGACCTGAAGAAGCGGCGCTTCCACTACGTCGACGTCGACGAGGAGGGACGTCCCGCCGCCCGGACCTGGATCCACGTCAACGGCATCCGCGAGCGGCGCGCCGACTACGCCCGCTCGCCCCGGCGCGTGAACCGGTCCTTCGGCGTCCCGAAGGCTCACTGGGACACGCCCGCCGCGGCGATCCTGCGTGCCGCGCTGGACCCCGTGCGCGACGAGTTCAGCCACGTCGGCCGGGACGGCAAGCGGGTCGACAAACCGCTGCCGGAGCGACTGCGGGGCTGGGCGCGGGTGGTGAAGCGGTTCGGCGACTGGTCGATGTTCCGCTTCCTCACCGAGCATGCCGGTCTCGACGAGCGGACCGTCGACCTGATCGGCACGCTGGAGAACCTCACCTCGCGCCTCCCCCTGTCCTTCATCCACAGCTTCATCGGCTCCTCCCTCATCAGCCCCGACACCCCCTTCTACGAGCTGGAGGGCGGCACGGCCGTGCTGCCGGACGCCCTGCTCGAACGCGTGCGCAAGGAGGTGCGGTTCGACCGCCGGGTGACCCGCGTCCAGTACCACCACCCCGACCGGCCGTCCCCGGACGGAGCACACGTGCGCGGCAAGGGCCCGCACGTGTGGGTGGACACCGTCTCCGAGGGCCGCGACGGCCCGGTCGTCCGCGAGCAGTTCACCGCCGACGTCGCCGTGGTCACGGTGCCGTTCTCCGGGCTGCGCCATGTGCAGATCGACCCGCCGCTGTCCTACCGCAAGCGCCGCGCGGTCAGCGAGCTGCACTACGACAGCGCGACCAAGGTGCTGCTCGAGTTCAGCCGCCGCTGGTGGGAGTTCGACGAGGACGACTGGAAGCGTGAACTGAACGCCGTGAAGCCGGGCCTGTACGACGCCTACCGCACCGGCAAGGCCCCCGCGGACGGCAGCCTGCTCGGCGCGCACCCCTCCGTGCCCGGCGGGCACATCACGCAGGCACAACGCACTCACTACGCCGCGAACCGCGCGATCGGCCGGGACCAGCCGGAGGCGGCCGGTGTCGTCGGCGGCGGCTCGGTGTCGGACAACGCCAACCGTTTCATGTTCAACCCGTCCCACCCGGTCCCGGGCAGCGCGGGGGGCGTGGTCCTGGCGTCCTACAGCTGGGCCGACGACGCGCTGCGCTGGGACTCCCTGGACGACGAGGCGAGGTATCCGTACGCGCTGTGCGGGCTCCAGCAGGTCTACGGCCGGCGCATCGAGGTGTTCTACACCGGCGCGGGTCGTACCCAGAGCTGGCTGCGCGACCCCTACGCCTACGGGGAGGCGTCCGTGCTGCTGCCCGGACAGCACACCGAGCTGCTGCCCGTCATCCCGGAGCGCGAGGGGCCGTTGCACTTCGCAGGGGACCACACGTCCGTCAAACCGGCGTGGATCGAGGGGGCCCTGGAGTCGGCCGTGCGGGCCGCCCTGGAGGTCCACACCGATCGGTGA
- a CDS encoding CASTOR/POLLUX-related putative ion channel produces MAQRSTAWGDRVRYWFDSTLARGASALVGWMALLCLAVVVPASALVVWTDPHAPESLPDRLAQVWRLTGETLRLGGATGTPLRVTMSVLLALVALLYVSTLVGLITTALTERLTALRRGRSTVLEQGHVVVLGWSEQVFTVVGELVAANANQRRAAVAVLADRDKTAMEEALSTKVGPMGRTRLICRSGPTTDPSVLTLTSPATAGVVLVLPRDEPDADAEVVKTLLALRAALPGEGRPPVVAAVRDDRYRLAASLAAGPGGIVLESDTVTARLIVQAARRPGLSLVHQELLDFAGDEFYLVAEPALTGRPFGDALLSYPTSSVVGIVRGGTPVLNPPPHTPLVEDDLLVVISRDDDTVWPADCADSVEKAAMASGPATPARPERVLLLGWNRRAPLMVDQLRRRARPGSAVDVVADGGEATVRQVSEAGAHHGTDLPLTLHRGDVTRPETLQGLDVHSYDSVIVLGQDPAPGQPPDEPDNRTLVTLLLLRRLEEASGRELPVVTELVDDRNRALAPLGPGADVIISGKLIGLLMAQISQNRHLAAVFEELFSADGTGIRLRPAGDYVLPGCETTFATVVAAARQRGECAIGYRSHDDASTSPDYGVRINPPKTGRRRWTTGDEVIVVGED; encoded by the coding sequence GTGGCGCAGCGGAGCACCGCGTGGGGTGACCGGGTCCGTTACTGGTTCGACAGCACGCTGGCCCGCGGTGCCTCCGCCCTGGTCGGCTGGATGGCGCTGCTGTGTCTGGCCGTCGTCGTCCCGGCCAGTGCGCTGGTGGTGTGGACCGACCCGCACGCGCCCGAGTCCCTGCCGGACCGGCTGGCACAGGTGTGGCGCCTCACGGGGGAGACCCTGCGGTTGGGCGGGGCGACCGGCACGCCGCTGCGCGTGACGATGTCGGTGCTGCTCGCCCTGGTCGCCCTGCTGTACGTCTCGACGCTGGTCGGCCTGATCACGACGGCGCTCACGGAGCGACTCACCGCGTTGCGGCGCGGCCGCTCCACCGTGCTCGAACAGGGACACGTGGTGGTCCTGGGCTGGTCGGAGCAGGTCTTCACGGTCGTCGGCGAGCTGGTGGCCGCCAACGCCAACCAGCGGCGCGCGGCCGTGGCGGTGCTGGCCGACCGGGACAAGACCGCCATGGAGGAGGCCCTGAGCACCAAGGTGGGTCCCATGGGCCGTACGCGGCTGATCTGCCGCAGCGGCCCCACCACCGACCCGTCGGTGCTCACCTTGACCAGCCCGGCGACCGCCGGAGTCGTGCTGGTCCTGCCACGCGACGAGCCCGACGCCGATGCCGAGGTGGTCAAGACGCTGCTGGCGCTGCGGGCGGCCCTGCCCGGGGAGGGCCGCCCTCCCGTCGTCGCCGCCGTCCGGGACGACCGCTACCGTCTGGCGGCGTCTCTCGCCGCCGGACCCGGCGGCATCGTCCTGGAGAGCGACACCGTCACCGCCCGGCTGATCGTCCAGGCCGCCCGCCGCCCCGGCCTCTCCCTCGTCCACCAGGAGCTCCTCGACTTCGCCGGCGACGAGTTCTATCTGGTCGCCGAACCGGCCCTGACCGGAAGGCCGTTCGGTGACGCGCTGCTGTCCTACCCGACGTCGAGCGTCGTCGGGATCGTACGCGGCGGCACCCCTGTGCTGAACCCGCCACCGCACACGCCTCTCGTCGAGGACGATCTGCTCGTCGTCATCTCCCGGGACGACGACACGGTCTGGCCGGCCGACTGCGCGGACTCGGTCGAGAAGGCGGCGATGGCGTCCGGCCCCGCGACGCCCGCGCGGCCGGAACGGGTCCTGCTGCTGGGCTGGAACCGCCGGGCGCCGCTCATGGTCGACCAGCTGCGCCGCCGCGCCCGGCCGGGATCGGCCGTCGACGTGGTCGCGGACGGCGGCGAGGCGACGGTCCGGCAGGTGAGCGAGGCCGGGGCGCACCACGGCACGGATCTGCCCCTGACCCTGCACCGCGGTGACGTCACCCGTCCGGAGACCCTGCAAGGTCTGGACGTGCACTCCTATGACAGCGTGATCGTGCTCGGCCAGGACCCCGCTCCGGGGCAGCCGCCGGACGAGCCCGACAACCGCACGCTCGTCACGCTCCTGCTGCTGCGCCGGCTGGAGGAAGCCTCCGGGCGCGAACTCCCCGTCGTCACCGAACTGGTCGACGACCGCAACCGGGCACTGGCCCCGCTGGGCCCCGGAGCCGACGTGATCATCAGTGGCAAGCTCATCGGCCTGCTCATGGCGCAGATCTCCCAGAACCGGCACCTTGCGGCGGTGTTCGAGGAACTGTTCTCCGCCGACGGCACCGGCATCCGCCTGCGGCCGGCCGGCGACTACGTGCTGCCCGGGTGTGAGACGACCTTCGCCACCGTCGTGGCCGCGGCACGTCAGCGCGGCGAATGCGCCATCGGCTACCGGAGCCACGACGACGCGTCGACGAGTCCGGACTACGGCGTGCGGATCAATCCGCCCAAGACCGGGCGACGCCGCTGGACGACCGGGGACGAGGTGATCGTCGTCGGTGAGGACTGA
- a CDS encoding DUF5670 family protein: MVPLLLVLLLALVLFGAGFALKALWWIAVIVLVLWLLGFVLRSADSGGRRGRWYRW, translated from the coding sequence ATGGTTCCCCTGCTTCTCGTCCTGCTGCTGGCCCTGGTCCTGTTCGGTGCGGGTTTCGCGCTGAAGGCCCTGTGGTGGATCGCGGTGATCGTGCTGGTCCTGTGGCTGCTCGGCTTCGTGCTGCGCAGCGCGGACAGTGGTGGCCGTAGGGGCCGCTGGTATCGCTGGTAG
- a CDS encoding hemerythrin domain-containing protein encodes MADTKDVVELILQDHRRMEELFRRMRSVEDDRAGALREFAGLLIAHAQAEEAEVYPALKRYKNIDDEEVEHGEHEHDEGNEALLALLEVEEVGSDEWDSKLEELVEAVTHHADEEERTILNGARENVAMERREELGLAFVRERERQLKAGCGSVENVRKIVES; translated from the coding sequence ATGGCCGACACAAAAGACGTCGTAGAACTCATTCTTCAGGACCACCGGCGCATGGAAGAGCTCTTCCGTCGCATGCGGAGCGTCGAGGACGACCGGGCGGGTGCGCTGCGGGAGTTCGCCGGCCTGCTGATCGCGCACGCGCAGGCCGAGGAGGCCGAGGTCTACCCGGCGCTCAAGCGGTACAAGAACATCGACGACGAAGAGGTCGAGCACGGCGAGCACGAGCACGACGAGGGCAACGAGGCCCTCCTGGCGCTCCTCGAGGTCGAGGAGGTCGGCTCCGACGAGTGGGACTCGAAGCTCGAGGAGTTGGTGGAGGCCGTCACCCACCACGCCGACGAGGAGGAGCGCACCATCCTCAACGGCGCCCGGGAGAACGTGGCGATGGAGCGACGTGAGGAGCTCGGCCTGGCGTTCGTGCGGGAGCGTGAGCGTCAGCTGAAGGCCGGGTGCGGTTCCGTGGAGAACGTACGCAAGATCGTCGAGTCCTGA
- a CDS encoding DUF4436 family protein yields the protein MAPPPHSPRPRRSGPSILLVLVPLAVLILVAVSVGSWLQYTERQAKDTVHTAGSRAADRVDVEAAVQSVDAAAGELVLRVRVGPRGALGEEGGAAPVADLSLQTSVATLSDLEFEAHERLAPKDLRVAMAGGSISDYPFDTYDTDVEFRAVLGGKPVPVRMLFSNADPLFSVSVTPPPSDQEAVVALKLSRSGSLLAFAVFMMVAMWALASSVLLGAWYLTTRRQGLVWPALAWMAATLFALAAFRNTAPGTPPIGCVMDWFAFFWAEAVIALCLIVVVTFGIRTALRAADTQLA from the coding sequence ATGGCGCCGCCCCCGCACTCTCCCCGCCCACGCCGTTCCGGGCCGTCGATCCTGCTGGTGCTGGTTCCCCTCGCGGTCCTGATCCTGGTGGCGGTGTCCGTCGGGTCGTGGCTGCAGTACACCGAGCGGCAGGCGAAGGACACGGTGCACACGGCCGGATCCCGAGCCGCCGACCGGGTGGACGTGGAGGCCGCCGTCCAGAGCGTCGACGCCGCGGCCGGGGAGCTCGTCCTGCGCGTCCGGGTCGGTCCGCGCGGGGCCCTCGGCGAGGAGGGAGGGGCCGCGCCGGTGGCCGATCTCAGCCTCCAGACGTCCGTCGCGACCCTCAGCGACCTGGAGTTCGAGGCGCACGAGCGGCTCGCGCCCAAGGACCTGCGGGTCGCGATGGCGGGTGGGTCGATCAGCGACTACCCGTTCGACACCTATGACACCGACGTCGAGTTCCGGGCCGTGCTGGGTGGCAAGCCGGTGCCGGTGCGGATGCTCTTCTCCAACGCCGACCCGCTCTTCTCCGTCTCGGTGACACCCCCGCCCTCCGACCAGGAGGCCGTCGTGGCGCTGAAGCTGTCCCGGTCGGGCAGCCTGCTCGCCTTCGCGGTCTTCATGATGGTCGCGATGTGGGCGCTGGCGTCGTCGGTGCTCCTCGGGGCCTGGTACCTGACGACCCGCCGACAGGGCCTGGTCTGGCCCGCCCTCGCCTGGATGGCCGCGACGCTGTTCGCTCTCGCGGCGTTCCGCAACACCGCCCCCGGCACTCCCCCGATCGGCTGCGTGATGGACTGGTTCGCCTTTTTCTGGGCCGAGGCCGTCATCGCCCTGTGCCTGATCGTCGTGGTCACCTTCGGCATCCGCACCGCCTTGCGCGCGGCCGACACACAACTCGCCTGA
- a CDS encoding Gfo/Idh/MocA family protein has protein sequence MSLSPARRRVAVVGTGAIVSGSHLPALRAHSDRVELVAAVDVDQERLDAFRELAGERVAGFTSVDAMLDAVRPDLVLIGTPPSLHRDQTVAALKAGAWVLCEKPLTLSLAEYDDIAAAEEASGAYAAVVFQHRYGSGAVHARELITSGELGAPRVAHCQTTWHRDAAYYAVPWRGKWASEGGGPTMGHGIHQYDLMLHLLGEWEEIQAMAARLVHDTESEDVSTALVRFRSGALATVVNSVLSPDEVSRIRIDCADATVELTHLYGHSNDSWAYTPAPHVASERATAWRTPATEVPSSHTAQLGALLDAYDTGTRPPGSGHDARATLEFAAALYKAAFTGRSVRAGEIGPGDPFYEAMHGEYPDWAPKERA, from the coding sequence ATGTCCTTGTCCCCCGCCCGCCGCCGCGTGGCCGTCGTCGGCACCGGTGCCATCGTGAGCGGCAGTCATCTGCCCGCGCTGCGCGCCCACTCCGACCGGGTGGAACTGGTGGCCGCCGTCGACGTGGACCAGGAGCGGCTCGACGCCTTCCGTGAGCTGGCCGGTGAGCGGGTCGCCGGGTTCACCTCGGTGGACGCGATGCTGGACGCCGTACGCCCCGACCTGGTCCTCATCGGGACGCCGCCCTCCCTGCACCGGGACCAGACGGTGGCCGCGCTGAAGGCGGGCGCCTGGGTGCTGTGCGAGAAGCCGCTGACCCTGTCGCTCGCCGAGTACGACGACATCGCCGCCGCCGAGGAGGCGTCCGGCGCCTACGCGGCGGTCGTCTTCCAGCACCGCTACGGATCCGGCGCCGTGCACGCCCGCGAGCTGATCACGAGCGGCGAGCTGGGCGCCCCTCGGGTCGCGCACTGCCAGACCACCTGGCACCGGGACGCCGCGTACTACGCCGTGCCGTGGCGCGGGAAGTGGGCCAGCGAGGGCGGCGGCCCCACCATGGGCCACGGCATCCACCAGTACGACCTGATGCTGCACCTGCTCGGCGAGTGGGAGGAGATCCAGGCGATGGCAGCGCGCCTGGTCCACGACACCGAGAGCGAGGACGTCTCCACCGCCCTGGTGCGGTTCAGGAGCGGCGCCCTCGCCACCGTCGTCAACAGCGTGCTCTCCCCGGACGAGGTGAGCCGCATCCGCATCGACTGCGCCGACGCCACGGTCGAGCTCACCCACCTGTACGGCCACAGCAACGACAGCTGGGCCTACACCCCGGCCCCGCACGTCGCCTCCGAGCGCGCCACCGCCTGGCGCACTCCCGCCACCGAGGTGCCCAGCTCGCACACCGCCCAGCTGGGCGCGCTCCTCGACGCCTACGACACCGGCACCCGGCCCCCTGGCAGCGGCCACGACGCCCGCGCCACCCTGGAGTTCGCCGCCGCGCTGTACAAGGCGGCGTTCACCGGCCGCTCGGTGCGCGCGGGCGAGATCGGCCCCGGCGACCCCTTCTACGAGGCCATGCACGGCGAGTACCCCGACTGGGCCCCCAAGGAGCGCGCATGA
- a CDS encoding DUF6807 domain-containing protein: MTIRVTHTHGEDITVTAGGTEILRYVYRPDPDPFESRKPYAHPVRTLSGRTVTGYRPNDHRWHKGLQMTASHLSGQNFWGGNSYVHGEGYLPLPERVGSMRHDGFADFTVEDDRLAVTENLTWIENGGEEWAREVRGLTVHSVDEEAGSWALDWSIRLTNTRSEPLAFGSPTTAGREMAGYTGLQWRGPRDFTGGTVFAPDTDAAKLMGTQGPWLAFTTEHDDVDGHSTLVFAHAPENLDATSPIHESHWFVRSEPFPTVAFSWAFFEEFELPPGESFGYRYRIVVADGAWDRDRVGTHLEGLPW, encoded by the coding sequence ATGACCATCCGCGTCACCCACACGCACGGCGAGGACATCACCGTCACCGCAGGCGGCACGGAGATCCTCCGCTACGTCTACCGCCCCGACCCGGACCCCTTCGAGTCCCGCAAGCCCTATGCCCACCCCGTGCGCACCCTCTCGGGTCGCACGGTCACCGGCTACCGCCCCAACGACCACCGCTGGCACAAGGGCCTGCAGATGACCGCGAGCCATCTGTCCGGCCAGAACTTCTGGGGCGGCAACAGCTATGTCCACGGCGAGGGTTACCTCCCCCTGCCCGAGCGCGTCGGCTCGATGCGGCACGACGGCTTCGCGGACTTCACCGTCGAGGACGACCGCCTCGCCGTCACCGAGAACCTCACCTGGATCGAGAACGGCGGCGAGGAGTGGGCGCGCGAGGTGCGCGGCCTGACCGTCCACTCGGTGGACGAGGAGGCCGGTTCCTGGGCCCTGGACTGGTCGATCCGCCTCACCAACACCCGTTCCGAGCCCCTGGCCTTCGGCTCCCCGACCACCGCGGGCCGTGAGATGGCCGGCTACACCGGACTCCAGTGGCGCGGCCCGCGCGACTTCACCGGCGGCACGGTCTTCGCCCCGGACACCGACGCGGCCAAGCTGATGGGCACCCAGGGCCCCTGGCTCGCCTTCACCACCGAGCACGACGACGTCGACGGCCACTCCACCCTGGTCTTCGCGCACGCGCCCGAGAACCTCGACGCGACGTCCCCGATCCACGAGTCGCACTGGTTCGTGCGCTCCGAGCCCTTCCCGACGGTCGCGTTCTCCTGGGCGTTCTTCGAGGAGTTCGAGCTGCCGCCGGGCGAGTCCTTCGGGTACCGGTACCGCATCGTCGTCGCCGACGGCGCCTGGGACCGCGACCGGGTCGGTACCCACCTGGAGGGCCTGCCGTGGTGA
- a CDS encoding cupin domain-containing protein: MVSEPKPAGLPHPLPGAIGLSHLSAYDWEAADGVCGGSPHLHLVCTEAYIVTAGRGAVQTLSPDGYRDIPLAAGSIAWFTPGTVHRMVQGGDLRITVLMQNSGLPEAGDAVFTFPPEVLADPDRYAAAAALPPGTGPETATAARRRRDLAVEGYLGLREALVAGDNGPYLEFQRAAARIVRDKVPTWRKLWREGALATAERTGAQLDALAAGEPGYLGEATAHEAAPTRLGGFGMCGRRDEYALPGTTLPHQQE; encoded by the coding sequence GTGGTGAGCGAGCCGAAACCGGCGGGCCTTCCGCACCCGCTGCCCGGCGCGATCGGCCTGTCCCACCTCAGCGCCTACGACTGGGAGGCCGCCGACGGCGTCTGCGGCGGCAGCCCGCACCTGCACCTGGTGTGCACGGAGGCGTACATCGTCACCGCCGGCCGGGGCGCGGTCCAGACGCTGAGCCCCGACGGCTACCGGGACATCCCCCTCGCAGCCGGCTCGATCGCCTGGTTCACGCCGGGCACCGTGCACCGCATGGTGCAGGGCGGCGATCTGCGCATCACCGTGCTGATGCAGAACAGCGGCCTGCCCGAGGCCGGGGACGCCGTGTTCACCTTCCCGCCCGAGGTGCTCGCCGACCCCGACCGGTACGCCGCCGCCGCTGCCCTGCCGCCCGGAACCGGACCGGAGACGGCGACGGCCGCCCGGCGCCGCAGGGACCTCGCCGTCGAGGGCTACCTCGGGCTGCGCGAGGCCCTCGTGGCCGGCGACAACGGCCCGTACCTGGAGTTCCAGCGGGCCGCCGCCCGGATCGTCCGCGACAAGGTTCCCACCTGGCGGAAGCTGTGGCGGGAGGGCGCCCTGGCCACCGCGGAGCGCACCGGCGCCCAGCTCGACGCCCTGGCCGCCGGAGAACCCGGCTACCTCGGCGAGGCCACCGCCCACGAGGCCGCGCCCACCCGGCTCGGCGGCTTCGGCATGTGCGGCCGGCGCGACGAATACGCGCTGCCGGGGACCACGCTGCCCCACCAGCAGGAGTAG
- a CDS encoding ABC transporter substrate-binding protein, whose product MPGHRTKGFCASAAALALCAVLAGCGGSGESAGGGKIVLRYTWWGNPDRAERTEQAVALFEKQHPDVDVSTSFSGYDAYKQKLATQAAGGDAPDVMQLDYRQIDQYATGGVLLDLAEQKSVLRTSEIDRGLLATGRVDDVQYAIPQGRGTETVAYDVRTWKESGVPLPGKSWTWSEWADTMRALAKKTGKPGATDPGQSEDAFEVWLRGQGKALYTKGGGLGFTAADLTRWWTFTDKLRREGAVSPAEQTTQLDGSVENTPLGRGTSVTDANWDAPASGFVALIPTGVALAPMPSGEDGTPGQYFKPSMFLGVSAGTGHPKEAAQLVDFMINDPEAAKILGASRGIPVNETIRAETGPRLKDFDKTIAGFQASLEGKLKDPPQAPPSGDNALQSTFQRDYDQVSYARMSPREAAENYVTEAKAELRS is encoded by the coding sequence ATGCCCGGACACAGGACAAAGGGGTTCTGCGCGTCGGCCGCCGCACTGGCACTGTGCGCCGTGCTGGCGGGCTGCGGAGGATCCGGGGAGTCCGCCGGAGGCGGCAAGATCGTGCTGCGCTACACGTGGTGGGGCAACCCCGACCGCGCGGAACGCACCGAGCAGGCCGTCGCGCTGTTCGAGAAGCAGCACCCGGACGTCGACGTGTCGACGTCGTTCTCCGGCTACGACGCCTACAAGCAGAAGCTCGCCACCCAGGCCGCGGGCGGCGACGCCCCCGACGTGATGCAGCTGGACTACCGCCAGATCGACCAGTACGCCACCGGCGGCGTCCTGCTGGACCTGGCGGAACAGAAGTCCGTCCTGCGCACCTCCGAGATCGACCGGGGCCTGCTCGCCACCGGCCGCGTCGACGACGTCCAGTACGCGATCCCGCAGGGCCGCGGCACCGAGACCGTCGCCTACGACGTCCGGACGTGGAAGGAGTCGGGCGTCCCACTGCCCGGCAAGAGCTGGACCTGGAGCGAGTGGGCCGACACCATGCGGGCCCTCGCGAAGAAGACCGGCAAGCCCGGGGCGACCGACCCCGGCCAGAGCGAGGACGCCTTCGAGGTCTGGCTGCGCGGCCAGGGCAAGGCCCTCTACACGAAGGGCGGCGGACTCGGCTTCACGGCCGCCGACCTCACCCGCTGGTGGACCTTCACCGACAAGCTGCGCCGCGAGGGCGCCGTGTCGCCCGCCGAGCAGACCACCCAGCTCGACGGTTCCGTGGAGAACACCCCGCTGGGGCGCGGCACGTCCGTCACCGACGCCAACTGGGACGCCCCGGCGAGCGGCTTCGTCGCCCTGATACCGACCGGCGTCGCCCTCGCGCCCATGCCGTCCGGCGAGGACGGCACACCCGGCCAGTACTTCAAGCCGTCCATGTTCCTGGGCGTCTCGGCCGGCACCGGCCACCCGAAGGAGGCGGCCCAGCTCGTCGACTTCATGATCAACGACCCCGAGGCCGCGAAGATCCTCGGCGCGAGCCGCGGCATCCCCGTCAACGAGACGATCCGTGCCGAGACCGGCCCGCGGCTCAAGGACTTTGACAAGACCATCGCCGGCTTCCAGGCGTCCCTGGAGGGCAAGCTCAAGGACCCGCCCCAGGCCCCGCCGTCGGGCGACAACGCCCTGCAGAGCACCTTCCAGCGCGACTACGACCAGGTCTCCTACGCGCGCATGTCGCCCCGCGAAGCGGCCGAGAACTACGTCACCGAGGCGAAGGCGGAGCTGAGGTCATGA